AAATCTACTGAGTTAGTTCAAGAGGAGGATGTCTTAGACACCTGGTTCTCAAGTTGGCTATGGCCCTTTGCTACATTCTACTGGCCCAAGGAAAACGCGGATTTAAAATATTTTTACCCCACCTCGTCCTTAGTTACTGCTCCAGAAATCATCTTTTTTTGGGTTGCGCGTATGATCATGGCAGGATTTGAATTTAGAAAACAGCTCCCCTTTAAAGATGTTTACATACACGGCACAGTGCGCGATATCGAAGGTAAAAAAATGTCCAAGTCTTTGGGTAATATCATTGATCCCTTGGAAATTATCGCTGAATATGGTACGGATGCCTTGCGTTTTAGCCTTATCTCGATAACCTCCCAAGGCCAAGACGTGTATCTATCCAAAGAAAGATTTGAACAAGGCAGAAACTTTGCCAATAAGATTTGGAACGCTTCACGCCTTGTCCTTACAAACCTTAAACCTGAAGAAGTGGATGTAGATTTATGCGTTTTTTTTAAAAAAGAACAACTGGTTATTGTCAACCGTTGGATATTAAGCAGGTTTTATTCAACTTTAGATAAAGTAACCAAAGAATTAGATAACTATAAGTTTAATGAAGCTGCCAATACCCTATATTCATTTTTTTGGCATGAATTCTGTGACTGGTACCTGGAGTTAATCAAACCACAAATAGCTCAAAAAGAAACCCAAATAGTCATGTATAAAGTCTTAGAGAAGACATTAAGAATACTTCACCCTTTTATGCCTTTTATAACCGAAGAGATCTGGCAACGCCTTCCGGGTGCAGAGAATTCAATTATGCAACAAAGTTGGCCGCATTTACAGAAAGGCTTGATTAACAAAAAAGATGAAAAACAGATGCAGGAGGCTTTTGATATTATTAATGCCATAAGAAACATGCGCGCTGAATTAGAAATTAACTTACAAAGCCGCGTGAATATCAAATTAAGTCTTGCAAATAAACTTACGCAAAAATCAATAGAGCCGCTTTTTGATTACATAAAGAATTTGGCTAAAATCGATTCCTTAAGCATAACTCAAAGTTTCACCACGCAAAGCAACGAATATGTTGTCGTGTTAAAAGACATGCACATAGTTATGGCGCTTAGCGGAATAACCGATGTTGCCCAGCAAATTAAGAAAAATCAATCGAAAATCGAAAAACTGGAATCGGAAATAAAAAATAAAAAAGCTATGCTTTCAAATAAGAATTTTATCGAACGCGCACCCAAAGAAATTATCGAGGCTGAGAAAATCAAATTGTCTGATATGCAAACTCAGATTGCTAAACTAAAGGTAATTATAGATGGCTTACGCTAAATATTTTTTATCCGAAAATAAACCTAAAATTAACCCTATCAGGCTTAAGGAAATAATTAGGCGCGCCTTAATTGAAGATACTGGCTTCGGAGATATTACTACTAAGTTTACTATCCCAAAAAATAAAAAAATAAAAGCTTCTATTGTCGCTAAAGAAGATTTTCTTCTCTGCGGTATCATGGCCGCCAAAGAGGTTTTCAAGACCGCTGATCCAAAAGTTAAATTTGATGAAAAGATTAAAGAAGGCAAGGATGTGCACGCAAAAGATATCATCGCCGTTATATCAGGAAATGCTCATAGTATCCTTGGGGCCGAAAGAACAGCTCTAAATTTATTATCTTTACTTTCTGGTATAGCTACAAAAACAAGAAAATTTGTCAGAAAAATTGCACCTTTTAAAACCAAGATCACCGACACCCGCAAAACCATAGCGGGCTTAAGGGAATTACAGAAATATGCAGTTAAAATCGGAGGCGGATATAACCACAGAATAAGCCTGGATGAGATGATTTTAATTAAAGATAACCACTTAAAGATTCTTGGAGGATACTCTAAACTAACAAATATTCCTTCTAACTGTAAAATTGAAATTGAAGCCCAAAGCCTAGAAGAATTTAGGCATGCCTTAAGCCTTAAACCCAATGTTATTATGCTTGATAATATGAGTATCAAAGATATTAAAAAAGCAGTAAAAATTAGGAATAATACCAGATTTAAAAAACAACCAACCCTTCTTGAAATAAGTGGGGGCATCTGCCTTAGCAATATAAAAAAATACGCTGCAACGGAAGTTGAGATAATCTCAATAGGAGAATTAACTGATTCAATAGAATCCGTAGATATCAGCTTAGAGGTTATTTAAATATCCATTTAAGCCCATGGAAAAATTCAAATTAGTTTCCCGTTTTAAACCATGTGGTGACCAACCCAAAGCTATAAAAGAACTTACCCATGAAATCCTTAGCAGTAAACGTTATTCTACTTTACTGGGAGTCACCGGAAGCGGTAAAACCTTTACCCTGGCCAACGTTATAGCCAAAACAAACCTGCCTACGCTTATAATTTCGCACAATAAAACATTAGCTGCCCAACTTTATTCAGAATTCAAAGAGTTTTTTCCTCACAATGCGGTGGAATATTTTGTAAGCTACTACGATTATTACCAACCAGAAGCATATATTCCTTCTACTGACACTTATATAGAGAAAGATTCATCGATTAACGAGAGATTGGACCGTTTAAGGCTTTCAACAACTACATCCTTAATGAGCCGTCGGGATGTAATTGTGGTAGCCAGTGTCTCATGTATTTATAATCTAGGTTCACCTGCCGATTACCAAGATATGCTTGTAATCCTAAGAACCGGAGAGAGCCTTAATCGCGATGAGCTAATCTCCAAACTCATTCAGATTCAATATGTGCGCAATGATTACGAATTCATTCGCGGTAAGATCAGAGTACGTGGGGATGTAATCGAGGTCTTCCCTTCCTACAGCGAACAAGCACTGCGCATAGAATTAACAGGCGACCTTATAAGTAGAATTTCAATAATCCATCCGGTATCTGCAAAAACAATAAGTATAGTTGATAAAATCGCTATTTATCCGGCCAAACATTTCATTGCCTCAAAAGATAAAATAGATACGGCAATAAAATCTATAAAAGAGGAATTGGTTGTTGAATTAAAAAAATTAAAGGAAAAAAACAAATTAATTCAAGCCCAACGCTTGGAATCACGCACAAATTATGACCTGGATATGCTCAAAGAAATCGGATATTGCCATGGCATAGAAAATTATTCACGCCATCTAAACGGGCTACCATTAGGCTTTCGGCCATATTCAATGATTGATTACTTCCAAGGTAATTTTTTAACCATAATTGATGAATCACATGCGACTATTCCTCAGATAGGGGGAATGTATGCAGGTGATAGGGCCAGAAAAGAAACCTTAGTAAACTACGGTTTCAGGCTTCCTTCATGCCTGGATAATCGGCCGCTCAAATTTAATGAGTTTAATCAGCTGATAAAGCAGTTTATCTTCGTTTCAGCCACGCCGGATAAATATGAACTAAATCTAAGCCAGAATAAAGTTATTGAACAAATTATCCGGCCTACCGGATTAATCGATCCTGAAATTATCGTCAAACCCTCCAAAGGACAAATTCAGGATTTAATCCAACAGGTAAAAATCCGCGCTAAAAATAACCAAAGGACACTAATTACCACTCTTACCAAAAGAATGGCAGAAGACCTTGCTAATTTCCTTGCCGAAAACGGCATAAAAGTCAAATACCTTCACTCTGAAATACAAACAATTCAACGATCAGTAATATTAAGGGAACTACGCCAGAAAAAATTTGACTGCCTGGTAGGAATTAACCTGCTTCGTGAGGGGTTGGATTTACCAGAGGTTTCATTAGTGGCTATACTAGATGCTGACAAAGAAGGATTTTTACGCTCAAGTACAAGCCTAATACAAGTGGGAGGGCGAGCCGCACGCAATATTGACGGCACAGTAATTATGTATGCCGATACGATTACCGGTTCGATGAAAAAAGCGATCGAAGAAAGCACTCGTAGGAGAAAAATCCAGCTAAAATACAACCAAAAGAATAAAATTACTCCTCGTTCTATTCAAAGATCAATTAAAGAGGGAATAGAAGATTTGGAAGTTGCTTCTGAATTTGTACGAGTTTTAACTGGTGAACCGACAGAACAATACCAGTTGCATAAATATATAACTGAGTTAGAATATGAAATGGAACGAGCAGCGCGCAACCTGCAATTTGAAAAAGCTGCCCTCTTAAGAGATAAAATCAAGGAGTTACGTAATGTTACTGGCAGTTGATATCGGTAATACTAATATAACGTTTGGAATATTTAAAGGTAAGAAACTTCAGAAACAATTTGATATCCCCACAAAAGAATATTCAAAATCAAAACTACTAAGAAAACTAAGAATAAAACCAAAACTATCCGCTACGCTCATATGTAGCGTTGTACCTAAACTCACCCGGATTCTTCAACGTGACTTAATGATTGAAACTGGTAAAAAACCATATATATTAGGTAATGATCTGGTTGTTCCCATAAATAACCCTTACCATAAACCAAACCAGTTAGGCCAGGACCGCCTGGTAAATGCTTATGCCGGCTCTTGCCTTTACAAAGTACCACTAATTGTAATAGATTCCGGAACCGCAATTACCTTTGACGTTATCGATAAAAATAAAAAATACCTAGGAGGTTTGATTATTCCAGGAATGAAAATATCTCTTGAAGCCCTAAGTGAAAAAACAGCGTTACTTCCGCCTGTTTCATTAAATACTCCAATGATCTTTATGGGATGCGATACGAAAAACAGCATATTAAACGGTATTGTTTTTGGCACAGCAGGCTCAGTCAAAGAGCTGACAAATAAAATCAAGCAATGCATAGGTAAAAATGCACTGGTTATTGGTACAGGTGGCAATATTGATTTAATAAAAAAATATTCCGGGATAAATTTAAAAGTTGATACCGACTTAACCTTAAAAGGGATTAACTTTATTTATGAAAAAACAATTTAAATCTACAATTATTTGTTTAATTGTTTCAATTCTTATTTTTAACTATGGCCTTTCCTCTGGAGAAAATAATCCCAAAGAAACTGCTAAAAATGATCCAGGAGTTACTTTCGAGCAAGCACTTAAAAATTATGAAGTATTCAAACAAAAGGAACAGGATGAAACAGCAAAAAAAATTAACATTGATTTGAACCGGGTAACAGAAGAATGGATTGCTCAGGCAAAAGAAAACAAGGCAAAACTTCTGGGGACCCGCCTTGAGCAAAATTGGGAAAAGTTAGCATTATACTTTCCCATTTCGCCAAGCCACTATGAATATTATTTAAGAGGGTATAAATACAGTGTAATTAAAAATGATGTAGTTAAATCCGATTCTATTACCTCTCCATTTAAAGCAACTCTGAGCATAAAGGAGGAGCTTTACGTTGAGAAAAACCATTCTCCTGATATTAGTGACGCAAGCCCATATTTTTACACGGTTACCACTTCCTACAATTTAAATTTTGAATATAAACAAAATAAACTTGAATTAACCAATACTGATACTAAAATTGTTAACATAGAGAATGCTGCGCCTGATCAGATAAAAAAACGTACTCTTTAAGAAAAAACTCTTGACAAGAATTTTTTTTTATCTATAATTAGCACTCTGGGAAAAAGAGTGCTAGTTTTAGATTAACAAAATCCAAATTATAGGGAGGTGACAAAATGGAAATTAAACCATTGGGTGATCGCATCGTCGTTAAGCCTTTGGAAGCAGAAAATAAAAGCAAAGGTGGAATTCTTTTACCTGACACTGCCAAAGAGAAACCACAAGAAGCCAAGGTTATAGCGGTAGGAAGAGGCAAAATACTGGAGAATGGCTCAATCCACGCTCCTGAAGTAAAAGCAGGAGATAAGGTGCTCTACGGAAAATATTCCGGTAATGAAATTACCACCAAAGATGGCGAAGAACTGCTCATTTTGCGTGAAGAAGATATCTTAGCAATTATCAAATAATATGACCCCGCGCTTATAATGTATTGCGCGGGTATGCCCTTGTGGGCAAGGAGGATTTATGGCAAAGCAATTACTGTATAGCGATGATGCACGCCGCAAGATTTTAAGCGGTGTAGAACAGCTGGCCGCTGCTGTAAAAGTAACACTAGGGCCAAAAGGAAGAAATGTCGTAATTGATAAAAAATTTGGTTCTCCGACTATAACTAAAGACGGGGTAACCGTAGCAAAAGAAATTGATCTAGAGGATCCCTTTGAAAACATGGGCGCTCAAATGGTAAAAGAAGTGGCGGAAAAAACTTCTGATATTGCCGGAGATGGTACAACTACGGCTACCGTTTTAGCTGAATCAATTTACCGCGAAGGCTTAAAGAATGTCACTGCAGGATCAAACCCCATGGAGTTAAAACGCGGTATTGAAAAAGCAGTAGTAAAAATAGTAGAAGAATTAGGTAAACTTTCTACCCCCATCAAAGATAAAAAAGAAATTGCCCAGGTAGCCAGCATTGCTGCAAACTCAGATACCAATATTGGCGAGTTAATTGCTGAAGCAATGGATAAAGTAGGAAAAGATGGAGTAATCACGGTTGAAGAGGCAAAATCTACCGCTACTACGCTAGACGTTGTAGAGGGTATGCAGTTTGACCAAGGATATCTTTCTCCATATTTTGTAACTGATGCTGAAAGAATGGAAGTATTATTAGAAGATGCTTATATCCTTATTTATGAGAAAAAAATCTCTTCCATTAAAGACATTTTACCTTTATTGGAAAAAATTGCCCGCGTTGGTAAACCACTATTGATTATTGCCGAAGAGGTTGATGGAGAAGCCCTGGCAACTCTAGTAGTTAATAAAATCCGCGGTACCTTTGTTGCCTGTGCAGTAAAAGCCCCAGGTTATGGTGATAGGCGTAAAGCTATGCTTGAAGATATCGCTATTTTAACCGGCGGCAAAGCAATAACCGAAGATCTGGGCATTAAACTTGAAAATATTGATGTTGAAGATTTAGGACGTGCCAAAAAGGTAAAAATTGATAAAGAAAACACTACAATTGTTGAAGGCGCAGGTAAAAATACTGCGATTAACGCTAGAATCAACCAGTTAAAGAAACAAATTGAAGATACTGATTCGGATTATGATAAAGAAAAACTGCAAGAACGCCTGGCAAAATTAGCCGGTGGAGTTGCAGTAATTAACGTCGGAGCTGC
The sequence above is drawn from the Candidatus Omnitrophota bacterium genome and encodes:
- a CDS encoding type III pantothenate kinase, producing the protein MLLAVDIGNTNITFGIFKGKKLQKQFDIPTKEYSKSKLLRKLRIKPKLSATLICSVVPKLTRILQRDLMIETGKKPYILGNDLVVPINNPYHKPNQLGQDRLVNAYAGSCLYKVPLIVIDSGTAITFDVIDKNKKYLGGLIIPGMKISLEALSEKTALLPPVSLNTPMIFMGCDTKNSILNGIVFGTAGSVKELTNKIKQCIGKNALVIGTGGNIDLIKKYSGINLKVDTDLTLKGINFIYEKTI
- the nadC gene encoding carboxylating nicotinate-nucleotide diphosphorylase translates to MAYAKYFLSENKPKINPIRLKEIIRRALIEDTGFGDITTKFTIPKNKKIKASIVAKEDFLLCGIMAAKEVFKTADPKVKFDEKIKEGKDVHAKDIIAVISGNAHSILGAERTALNLLSLLSGIATKTRKFVRKIAPFKTKITDTRKTIAGLRELQKYAVKIGGGYNHRISLDEMILIKDNHLKILGGYSKLTNIPSNCKIEIEAQSLEEFRHALSLKPNVIMLDNMSIKDIKKAVKIRNNTRFKKQPTLLEISGGICLSNIKKYAATEVEIISIGELTDSIESVDISLEVI
- the uvrB gene encoding excinuclease ABC subunit UvrB, which gives rise to MEKFKLVSRFKPCGDQPKAIKELTHEILSSKRYSTLLGVTGSGKTFTLANVIAKTNLPTLIISHNKTLAAQLYSEFKEFFPHNAVEYFVSYYDYYQPEAYIPSTDTYIEKDSSINERLDRLRLSTTTSLMSRRDVIVVASVSCIYNLGSPADYQDMLVILRTGESLNRDELISKLIQIQYVRNDYEFIRGKIRVRGDVIEVFPSYSEQALRIELTGDLISRISIIHPVSAKTISIVDKIAIYPAKHFIASKDKIDTAIKSIKEELVVELKKLKEKNKLIQAQRLESRTNYDLDMLKEIGYCHGIENYSRHLNGLPLGFRPYSMIDYFQGNFLTIIDESHATIPQIGGMYAGDRARKETLVNYGFRLPSCLDNRPLKFNEFNQLIKQFIFVSATPDKYELNLSQNKVIEQIIRPTGLIDPEIIVKPSKGQIQDLIQQVKIRAKNNQRTLITTLTKRMAEDLANFLAENGIKVKYLHSEIQTIQRSVILRELRQKKFDCLVGINLLREGLDLPEVSLVAILDADKEGFLRSSTSLIQVGGRAARNIDGTVIMYADTITGSMKKAIEESTRRRKIQLKYNQKNKITPRSIQRSIKEGIEDLEVASEFVRVLTGEPTEQYQLHKYITELEYEMERAARNLQFEKAALLRDKIKELRNVTGS
- the groL gene encoding chaperonin GroEL (60 kDa chaperone family; promotes refolding of misfolded polypeptides especially under stressful conditions; forms two stacked rings of heptamers to form a barrel-shaped 14mer; ends can be capped by GroES; misfolded proteins enter the barrel where they are refolded when GroES binds) is translated as MAKQLLYSDDARRKILSGVEQLAAAVKVTLGPKGRNVVIDKKFGSPTITKDGVTVAKEIDLEDPFENMGAQMVKEVAEKTSDIAGDGTTTATVLAESIYREGLKNVTAGSNPMELKRGIEKAVVKIVEELGKLSTPIKDKKEIAQVASIAANSDTNIGELIAEAMDKVGKDGVITVEEAKSTATTLDVVEGMQFDQGYLSPYFVTDAERMEVLLEDAYILIYEKKISSIKDILPLLEKIARVGKPLLIIAEEVDGEALATLVVNKIRGTFVACAVKAPGYGDRRKAMLEDIAILTGGKAITEDLGIKLENIDVEDLGRAKKVKIDKENTTIVEGAGKNTAINARINQLKKQIEDTDSDYDKEKLQERLAKLAGGVAVINVGAATETEMKEKKARVEDALHATRAATQEGIVPGGGVALIRTIAALDKLKLEGDEKIGANIVKRAIEEPLRQIAQNAGLEGSVVVQRIKQEKTNIGYDVSQDAYVDMIEAGVIDPTKVTRSALQNASSIAALLLTTETLIADKPDKDEKMPPMPGGMGGGMGGMGGGMY
- the groES gene encoding co-chaperone GroES — its product is MEIKPLGDRIVVKPLEAENKSKGGILLPDTAKEKPQEAKVIAVGRGKILENGSIHAPEVKAGDKVLYGKYSGNEITTKDGEELLILREEDILAIIK